Part of the Echeneis naucrates chromosome 18, fEcheNa1.1, whole genome shotgun sequence genome is shown below.
ATCAGGCAATGTCCGCCATGGTGTATCCACGTGAGGAAGCCCTGGAGCGACTTAGCCAGGATGAGATTGTCCTCAACACCAAGGCTGTCATGCAGGGGCTGGAGACCCTGCGTGGGGAACATGCCCAACTCCTCAACTCGCTGCTGGACTGCACCCAGCCGCCTGCTGCCCAAGAGAAGTCGGGGCTGCTCCGCAAGAGTCTGGAGGCTATTGAGCTTGGCTTGGGAGAGGCACAGGTGAGCGACATAGTCACAAACTTTAGTAAAGATGCAAACTcttaaaggaaaataatgataataataattataattgtttttatatatatatttcagtttgtAAAGCCTAATTGCCTTTTTCCTCAGGTGATCATCGCTCTATCCAGCCACCTTAGTGCTGTGGAGTCAGAGAAACAGAAGCTGCGTGCTCAGGTGCGTCGACTCTGCCAGGAAAACCACTGGCTGCGCGATGAGCTGGCAGGAACGCAGCACAAGCTGCAGTGCAGCGAGCAGAGTGTTgcccagctggaggaggagaagaagcacCTGGAGTTTATGAATCAGATAAAGAAGTTTGACGATGACGTGTCTCCATCTGAGGAAAAAAGCCAGAGcgctggtggaggaggagacactTCAAAGGACAGTTTGGACGACTTGTTCCCCAACGATGATGACCAGGGACCAGGTATGACATCGGCAGCAGTGTGAGAAAGGATGATAGCAAGATAGATATTCATACAGCTCATCCAGGGCTGCAACTAATGTTTTTACTATCAGTCACTCTAAATTATTGGCCTGAttatgtgaaatataaaaaagataaaatgcaaGCAGTAGTTCCCGGGGCCTTTCGATATGGAGTTTGCCTGTTCTCCCTGTGGTTGCGTGGGTTTcgtcccaccgtccaaagatgtgcatatttgggttaattggtgactataaattaTCCGTAGGAGTGTTCTTATAGGCTCTCTTATAATACATAATACCAATACCCTACCATTTGTCCTCCAGCCCAACCCAGTGGAGAGGTGGCAGCCCAGCAGGGAGGCTATGAGATTCCAGCCCGCCTGAGGACACTTCACAACTTGGTGATCCAGTACGCCTCGCAGGGAAGGTACGAGGTAGCTGTGCCGCTGTGCAAACAAGCCCTGGAGGACCTGGAGAAGACATCTGGACACGACCACCCTGATGTTGCCACTATGCTCAACATCTTGGCGTTAGTGTACAGGTGGGGATTGGAAAGAAGTTTGTGTGATGACCTACACGTGTACATACTTCAGAGTCTGGCTAAAGTATTGTTGGTTCTTATTTGACCTCCAGAGACcagaataaatacaaagaagCAGCTCACCTCCTGAACGATGCCCTGGCCATCAGAGAGAAGACACTGGGGAAGGATCACCCAGCTGTGGCTGCAACTCTCAACAACCTGGCTGTGCTGTATGGCAAGAGGGGCAAATACAAGGAGGCTGAACCCCTCTGCAAGAGAGCACTGGAAATCAGAGAGAAGGTGAAGACCATCATTAACatgaaaactgacaaaacatCAGTCAAAATATAGACATGAAGACAGACATCAGAACCAGAGTACAGAACTGGGCTTCGTGAATGTGAATATTACATGATTTGGCCTTTGAAAATGTACACATCATATCCTGTCAAATCTGTCTTCCTTCTGGGTGTAGGTGCTGGGCAGGTACCATCCAGATGTTGCCAAGCAGCTGAACAACTTGGCTCTGCTATGTCAGAACCAGGGCAAGTATGACGAGGTGGAGTACTACTACAGACGGGCCCTGGAGATCTATGAGTCCAAACTGGGAGCTGATGATCCAAACGTGGCCAAGACCAAAAACAACCTGGTGGGGACATCACTGATGTGCTGGATACTCGATTCTGTTTGGACAAAATGTTGACCCGCAGACATTTTAGATTCATGGTTTCAACATGTCCATGTTCTCCTTAGGCCACGTGCTACCTGAAGCAGGGGAAGTTCAAAGATGCAGAGGCTCTGTACAAAGAGATCTTGACCAGGGCACATGAGAAGGAGTTTGGATCTGTCAACAGTAAGTAATAGTAGTAACAGCCACAGTGTTGTCAGTTAAGCTCCTGGGCTGTACAGAGAAGACCAAGTACTGGTGGACGTGGTCCAGGTTCAGGTGGGGATTTCAGACATaaataaaggggaaaaaatgagaTCCCTGATAAAGTTTTAAACTGCCTTTACTCACAATGAATGCAAAAcagttgctgtgtgtttggattttggAGTCAGCTTCAGTCACACCCTGATCCCTCCCTGCACCCTCAGCAGGTCGTAGGATTGTTTTGTGCTATTGAAGCCTGCAGCCATGTGTGGGTGTCACTTTGTGGGCAAATCATGAATTAATGCTTTTCCTCACTTAGTTGATTTTTGCCATAACTGTGTTCCAgtagatcaaatcaaatgtcctgtttttgtttcagatgaCAACAAGCCCATCTGGATGcatgcagaggagagagaggagagcaagGTCAGTTACTCAAGATGACCTTTTCCATTTATTACATTGGCTGGCAGATGCCCCTTAATGGCTAATGGCTTGGACAGTGACACTAGTGATGGAGATCAGCAGACTGGAGATGTGACATCCAGGACATATTAACATGACTGATGTCTGCTGCATctcctccctctcgctctcactctctctgtcaggGTAAGCGTAAGGACTCTGGGCCATATGTAGAGTACGGAAGCTGGTACAAGGCCTGCAAGGTGGACAGGTGAGTCAGACATCTAGGACTCAAAAATATAGTTAAAACTATTAATGATATTACATTTAATAGTTTCcgtaaataaaatataaaaattggCATTTTTTTGTCAATAGCCAGGATTTAGTATATTTGAGTTTTTTGAGTTACATACACACGGCTGTGAAGAAAAAGGTTTAATCCATCTGAGTCATTGAAGgagaatggatgaaaaaaataagataataatCTAAGCTTATTAaatagggattttttttttttttgctgcagcccTACAGTGAACACAACCCTCAAAAGCCTGGGAGCTTTGTACCGTCGCCAGGGCAAACtggaagcagcagaaacattGGAAGAGTGTGCCAGCAAGTCACGTAAACAGGTACGACACTAACAGGCTAGTTAGAGTTATTGCTGTTAGATTAGTCATCTGGACTCTTTTCAGGTCTCTCAGTGAAGAAGCCTTATTACTTCTAGAAATTACAGCTGGAGGTTATTTGCACATAAACTACATCAAACTGATTTTTAAAGGACAAAGTTGATGTGTTTACAttgtagaaaagaaaacttaagATCATAGACATGGTGTTGGCTCTTTTCTAAATCTTCCTAGTCACTCTGTTaatctttttgtgtctctgtgtgtgtggtcgcTTAGGGTATTGATGCCATTAACCAGAGTAAAGTGGTGGAGCTGCTTAAGGATGGGGGAGCTGGAGGGAGCGACAGACGACACAGCAGGGAAGGAACCAATGGACCGGGGGGACAGCGGGGGGAGAACGAAGGCGACGACTCTGCTGAGTGGAATGGGGTCAGTTCacagattaataataataaataataataacactaaGTCCACTTTGAGTCATCAAGTCCAGACAAATATGAGCAAAACTGTGACCATCACGTCAATGTGATTATTTAAAAGGTTCCCTTCTGTTGTGGAAACTCTCAGCCCCAACAGGATGTCTCCATTTGCATGTTGTGCTCTTTCCTCAGGATGGTAACGGGTCTCTGCGGCGCAGCGGCTCCTTTGGGAAGATCCGTGATGCTCTGAGAAGGAGCAGCGAGATGCTGGTGAAGAAGCTGCAGGGGAGCGGCCCTCAAGAGCCTCGTAACCCAGGGTGAGATCACTTTTCTGCTCCGCGTCATTATTTCTCATGCTCTCATCTGCGTTGGCAAGATTatggtttatttgttgtttgccTGTTCAGAATGAAGAGAGCAAGCTCCCTCAATTTCCTCAACAAGAGTACAGAGGAGACCACACAAGTAAGTCTGTATTTGCatttatgtaaatatgaatCAACTGACCACATGGATGGAGAAACTGCTCACTGATTGAAAAATGTATGGCGATATCAGCTATTTGGTATCTGGGAATTaaattccagaaaaaaaaacaaatttaatcaTGCTGTCCTCGCTCAGTACATAAACCCGCCTGAGATATTAAAGGGATGGTGACTGATGTTGGTGGTTAAATCTCTGGAAGGCATTTACTACAGTACTAACAGGCGCTGGACTGTTTTCAGGACTCTAACTCTGGGCTGTCAGACTGCAGAGGACTGAGCGCCAGCAATGTGGATCTATCCAGACGCAGCTCCCTCATTGGCTAGACAGCGACAGGAGGTGGGACTCAGGAGGCGTAGAGTGGCCCGACGAGGAGAGGCTGTTTGCAGCTTGGTTtgatcaaacaaacacacttaaagCTCAAAGCAGAGTTCAAACACTTGCACTTGCAACATATTTTTAATagaacactgaaaaaaaaaaaaaaaaaactcaccacaCAAACATCATCCTGTAAGACACAgtcgctgctgctgcttcgcTGTAAAAAC
Proteins encoded:
- the klc2 gene encoding kinesin light chain 2 — protein: MSAMVYPREEALERLSQDEIVLNTKAVMQGLETLRGEHAQLLNSLLDCTQPPAAQEKSGLLRKSLEAIELGLGEAQVIIALSSHLSAVESEKQKLRAQVRRLCQENHWLRDELAGTQHKLQCSEQSVAQLEEEKKHLEFMNQIKKFDDDVSPSEEKSQSAGGGGDTSKDSLDDLFPNDDDQGPAQPSGEVAAQQGGYEIPARLRTLHNLVIQYASQGRYEVAVPLCKQALEDLEKTSGHDHPDVATMLNILALVYRDQNKYKEAAHLLNDALAIREKTLGKDHPAVAATLNNLAVLYGKRGKYKEAEPLCKRALEIREKVLGRYHPDVAKQLNNLALLCQNQGKYDEVEYYYRRALEIYESKLGADDPNVAKTKNNLATCYLKQGKFKDAEALYKEILTRAHEKEFGSVNNDNKPIWMHAEEREESKGKRKDSGPYVEYGSWYKACKVDSPTVNTTLKSLGALYRRQGKLEAAETLEECASKSRKQGIDAINQSKVVELLKDGGAGGSDRRHSREGTNGPGGQRGENEGDDSAEWNGDGNGSLRRSGSFGKIRDALRRSSEMLVKKLQGSGPQEPRNPGMKRASSLNFLNKSTEETTQDSNSGLSDCRGLSASNVDLSRRSSLIG